TGGTACGCTCACTCGCGGTCAGCTTACATTAGCAAAAATAATTAGCCTGGATGCTGCTTACGGCGATGACAAAGTGCTGCAATTAGCAGCATCACTGGAGCAATCCAGCGAGCACCCTCTAGCAAAAGCGATTGTGTCTGCATACAAACTCCAGACAGAGACATCGCAGAGAGCCGATCTGCCGCTTTTACCAATAGCCGATTTTTGCAACGAAGCAGGGTCTGGAGTATGCGGCACCATAGAAGGACAAAAGATAAAAGCCGGTAATCTGCGCTATATCACTGGCTCTCGCGATGATCTACCAAGTGATTCAAATCTCAAACAAGCCTACAACCAGATATCAGAATCAGGCTACACACCAGTGGTAGTGGCACTGCAAGACAAAGCAATTGCTGTACTGGGACTGGGAGACACACTAAAGCCAACATCCACAGATGCCGTAAGTCACCTCAAAGCTCAGGGTCTTGAGATACACCTGCTCACTGGTGATGATCAGCAAATCGCTCGCGGTATTGCGCAATCAGCCGGTATAGCCACAGTCAGAGCCAATGTCACACCGGCTCAAAAACACTCATACATAGAGTCCCTCATAGAAAGCGGCAAAATCGTCGCCATGGTGGGCGATGGTATCAATGACGCTCCCGCCCTGGCCAGAGCACAAGTGGGCATTGCCATGGGCACAGGCACCAATATCGCCATGGAAGCAGCAGGAATAGTCATCCTCTCAGGCGACTTGCATGGTATCTCCACAGCCCGCGCCTTGAGCCTAGCCATGCGCCAAAACATCAAACAAAATCTCACCCTTGCCTTTGGCTACAACATACTGGCTATACCAATTGCCGCTGGTTTGCTTTATCCTTGGACTGGCATGTTACTGAGCCCAATGCTGGCCAGTCTGGCTATGGCCTTGAGCTCAGTATCGGTAATTGGCAACGCACTCAGACTCAATGGCAGCAATTTAAAAGCACACAGTTAGGTTTGGCCGCAACGCCTTTAGACAGAGGATAAGCAGTGATAAAGCACAATAGATTTGTTGAGAGAGCGGCACTGTTAATTGCCTGTTGCACAGTCATCTATGGCTTTAGCACTGCCTCACCGGTCCTGGCACAGGCCACTACCCCTGAGCAAATTGCTGAGCAAAGTAAGGCTGTAATAAGCAAGATCACAAAGATGATCAAAGCCAATCCTGATGATGCCGATTTGTATTACATGCGGGCAGCAGCCAAAGTAATGGGCGAGGACTATGCCGGCGCCCTGCCAGATCTGGCCAAAGCGCGCGACAAAGGCACAAAAAAGTACGAATACGAAGTCTACGAATTACTCGGCATGTGTCATACCATGCTAAAAGACTACGACGAAGCACTGGTTTGCTATGACCGTGCCCTGTCACTTAAGCCATCGCAAGCTGTGAGCTATAGCAACCGCGGCAGTGCTTATGGCAAGCTCAACCGTTTTAGAGAAGCTATTGGTGACTTTAACACCGCCATAAAACTGGACTCAAGCATGGGCGACCCCTACGAAGGCATCGGCGAATGTTATTGCAAAGGCGGTCAATATGCCTATGCCATCACGTATTTAAGCAAAGCCATTAGCAGAGACCGCGAAAATTTTGAGTCATACTATTACCGCGGCTGCGCCTATCAAAAGCTAGGACAGGCGCAAGCTGCCGCCAAAGATTTTGCCGAGGCCAAACGTCTGGGCTATGAGCCAGGCAAGCCATATTTCCATGGCGCAAAAGAGTAAAAGGAAGAGGCAGCAAAATACAGCATGTTCTCACAGAATCAATTCGCAAAAGTTTCTCTTGTATCAATTGCAATCAGCACAATATTGATTGGGTCTGGACCTTGTACTGCCGTGTGCGCCCAATCAAAAGCAAAGTTGCTGCAGGATCTAGGGGACATCGGTCCCACTATCAATCAAAAGATAAAGGACGATCCTAACAATTCAGGACTTTACTTCGCGCGCGGTTCGCTCAAAATGCTAAAGGACGACTATCAAAGCGCAATCAATGACTTCATAAAAGCTCGCGATCTGGGCGAAGTTGGTCAGGTTCATGATTACTTGGGTATTTGCTACACAAGATTGAAGGACTATAATTCAGCCTCAATTCATACAATACCGCGCTATCAATTACGCCAAATTCAGCACCATTATTAAACAATCGTGGCTGCACCTTCCTTAAACTCAACCGTATAAAGGAAGCATTCACGGATTGCAGCGCCGCCTTAAAGCTTGACTCTACTTTGAGCGATGCCTATTCCAACCTCGGTGAGTGCTATATGAGAAGTGGGCAGTACGCCTACGCGCTTCAATACTTCGACAAAGGAATATCCAGAGATCCAAAAAACTTTGAAGCTATTTACCTACGCGGCACAATCTATCAAAAACTTGGTAAAGCGCAAGCTGCCGCTAAGGACTTTGCCGAAGCAAAACGACTTGGCTATGAACCAGGCAAGACTTATTTTCATGAAATATTTTAAGTCCCAAACCTGCCATACTGCCAGCATCACATAAAGGCAAAAGCCATTGCCAGCTCATCAGCGCCAAACATCAATTGTTGAGTCGGCGACTCATATCATTCATCGCTTCTTCCTGCCTCTATTGATAGGGAGTTACTTGTGTGCAGCCTTTGTGCCGCAGTTTGGACTAAGTCTCAGACAAATAAATTTTGGGAGCGTCACTCTACCTGGGATGGGACAGACCCAGATGTCGCTGTCTTTAGTGATGCTCTCCTTTTTACTCTTTAATGCTGGACTCGGCATACAAGCCAAAGAGCTACTCAGCCTGGGCAAAAAGCCCCAGGTGTTGATAGCCGGATTTTTTGCCAATATGCTCGTACCAATTGCCTTGATGCTGGTCCTGCGCTGCATGATGGGCATGTGGCACAATCAGGACGAAGTGCGCAATCTGCTCGTGGGCATGGCGCTCATTATTGCTATGCCAATTGCTGGATCGTCCACCGCCTGGTCCCAAAATGCCAATGGCAATGTCAGCCTTAGCCTCGGGCTGGTCATGCTCTCAACGATTCTCAGCCCTTTAACTACACCGCTCATATTTCATCTCTTTGGCTTTATGACCACAGGTGACTATGCAGAGGATTTGCACGAAATGGCTCAGCAAGGCACTAATGCCTTCCTCTGCCTGACTGTTGTCTTACCATCACTGCTTGGTATGGCACTGCGATTTTTACTGGGAGAAGGCATAACAAGCCGCTTGAGACCACTGCTCAAACTATGCAATTTTGCTGTTTTGCTTTTACTCAATTACTCCAACGCCTCTACCAGCCTGCCACAAGTTTTGCGGCTGCCTGACTGGGACTACCTGGGCATTATTCTGGCAACAACAATAGCCGTATGTGGAGTGGCATTTTAGCCGGTTGGCTCGTGTCAAAAGTCTTTAAAACAAACAAAGCTGACAAAGCCTCTCTGATGTTTAGCCTGGGCATGAACAACAATGGCACTGGATTGGTCCTGGCTGCTGCAGCCCTTTTTGACCACCCACAAGTAATGTTGCCGATGATTTTTTACACACTCGTACAACAAATAATTGCCGCAGTGATTGACCGCTATGTTTTTAAAACAGCCGGATAGATCAAGTCATTACCAGATCAAATCACCAACGCGGTCTGCAATTGCCATCCACGTCGGGGCGCACAAACTGTTTTTTCCACTCGGTAGCGTAGTCGGCAAATCTGCCTGTTTCGCGCAGCGCTCTCAGGGCTTTTAGCTGTCCTTCAGAGGCTTCTACATCGCCTTGATTGACTCCTCGCACATATTTAGCCACCTGCCAGCCAAGCTGCTTCCAGAGTGGGTAATGACCATTATCCGCCCCATTTTCGTGATCGATAATAGCTTTTGTTGCTTGCTCAGGCGTCATGTTAATGAGCCGATTACCGTGATAGCCGTCATCCATGGTGATCAGTGCATGCCACGGATCTTTGGCACCATGCCAGGAGTCTTTCATCTTCTGCGGTTGATCGCAATCTTCGACAGGTAGACCCATCGCTCCAATGCCTATGCGGATGTCTGACCAGAGTCTGCATTTTTCCAATTCAGTGAGATCAGTCCTTTTGCCGATACGATCCATCATTGCGCCGATCTCGTTAAAGCTCACTTTACCGTCAGCATCACGGTTATTAGTGTCAGCCTGTTTGGAGTAAGGTCTGAGCATTTCGCCCGCCATACCTGCGATTTCTTTGCGCCGCTCCTGCGGTATCGAGCTAAAATCGGCCGGTAGTTTAGTCACCAGGTCCGGTTTTGCCGCCTGCTCTGGCCTTGTTTCCTGCCCTGGTTTTGTTTCTTGTCCTGGCTTTGTCACTAGCTCCGGGCGCCCAGCCTTACCATCAAAATGCTTCATCGAGTCAGGGGTAGTGGTTTGAGCCAGGATAATGGACTGTCTAAAATCCTCAGGTCTGGCATAAACAGACTGAGACAAATTATGTGACTTGTCCGCTGCACCGGTATCAAAGCGCTGCTCAGCCCTATCATCCGGCTTTCCAGCTTGGGCAAGATTTTTATCCGGGTGGTCTATTGGAGCTTTATCGGCCATTTGGTAAAGACTCTCTACGTACAAATAGTTATTACCCAAAACCAGGCAAAAATAAGCAAACAATCACTCTGATCTCGGCAATGCTCGTCCTATTTGAACTCCACCAAATACCTGCATCTCGCACCACTCAGTCAGATTTCATTTTGTTCTCAAACAGATGATCATGGGCCGCAAGTCAAAGGCTTAACTGCGCAACCTGTAACCCAACTTTGGGACATTTTCGATAATCGAGTCGCTGACATTCTCATCATCAACCACCTTCCGAATGCGACTTATAGCGGTTCTCAGTCCATCGGCAGTCGCCTGTGCCTCAAAATTCCAGACACGAGCAAGCAAAGTATCAATCGAAAAAACCTGATTGGGATTGCGAAGAAAAAACTCAAGCAACGCCAGGTCTCTTGGTTGCATCTTCTGGACGACACCATTTTTGGTGAGCTGGCAAATCTGTGTGTCCAGGACAATGTCGCCATGAACAAGATTATTAGACTTTACCGGCTTGGGGCGGCGCAGGAGAGCACGCAAACGCGCAGCTAGTTCGCGCAGTGAAAAGGGTTTGGTCAGATAGTCATCGGCACCTGTATCAAGCCCGATTTCCTTATCATTGACGTGTGATTTACCAGTTAAGATCAATACCGGCGCACAACCACCTTTGCTGCGGTATTGACTGAGTACTTCCAGCCCACCGATACCTGGCATTTGCAGATCAAGGACAATAGCATCGTATTCGTATACAGCCAAAAGACTGAGTCCGTCCTCGCCGCAATGCACAGAGTCCACTGTATGCATTTCAGCATTTAGTGATAAAACTACTGTTGATGAGAGATCTTCATCGTCATCAACCAGAAGAATTTTTGCCATTTCCTAAAATCTCATGCTCGCCAACCGTTGGTACGCCCAAGACATTATATTTGCTATTTGGCTACTTGTCCGACCCAAGCAGTGAGATAATGGGCAAACTAGCATTTGACCATGTCAATTCTTTGGGACAATCGCCCTGAAACCTTCCTCGATTTCTTTAAAAGTAGTTGCACTTGTAACTGTGCCCATGGTGGTACAGCTAGGACTACTTGCATACATTGTCCAATTGCAAAACGAAGCAGAGGAGTGGCTAAAGACCACCGAGCACTCAAGAGCTATTGCTGACAGTATTAACCTGACTTCTCAACATGCATTTGATGCAGTCGCTATGTTTGGCGACAAATCGACTATGACTGACATGGTTATCAACAGCCCAGAGTTTATTAACCAACGCAACCAGATAAACACAGACTTCGACAACATAGCCCAACTTGTCAAAAATAGCCCAAAAGAAGTCAATATCGCCACCAGCGCTAAATCCTTATGCAATACGACATTAGACGAACTCGTCAAAATCATGGAAGTCAGAGCTAAGGCAGATCCTGCCAACAAACCATTAATCAAAAAACTCTGGAAAGAAGTGCGCATGAAGCTGCCAACGCTCATGAGCGATGATTTGATGTCTCTAGGGCGGGAGATGAAATCCGTTGAAAAGGACTCGGTCAATCATCAGTCTAAATCGCGCCAAACGACTACTCTCCTTACGATAATCGGCGCTTGCCTCAATGTCATTTTTACGATTTTACTTGCTACCGCCCTTGTACGATGGCTCACACATCGACTCAATATCATCCACGACAACACATACAGGCTAGCGGCATCTCGCAACTTAAACATGCCGTTGAGCGGAAACGATGAGGTGGCAAACATAGATGCGACATTCCATAGTATGGTTAGAGAATTGCGCGATGCAAGACGCAAAGAACAAGCTATGTTCACCCTTGCCCATGATGTAATTTGTTCACTGTCCAGAGAAGGTCGCTTTACCTCAGTCAATCCGGCTTGTGATGACATGCTTGGTGTGACAGAGAGCGACTTATTAGGCACACTCATATTTGATTTAGTCAAAATGGAAAAGGCCAAAGACTTAGAAGAATACCTGGAACATCTGGCTTCCGGGGGAGATTCTCTTCCATTCGAAACCGAGATGTTCCGCAGTGATGGACAGTTTTTGGACGTGCTCTTTTCTGCTATCTGGTCCAGCGAGAATCAGTCATACTTTTGCGTTTTGCACAATGTAAGCAGCTGGAAACAAGCGCAAAAACTAAAAGAAGAAGTCGTAGCTATGGTTACTCATGATTTGCGCAATCCGCTCAATACCATCAGCAACATCCTCGAACTAATAGACAGCGGTGTCATAAAGCAAGGCGATGAAAGATATAGCAAACAACTTGTGATAGCTAAACGCAATCGAGACAGAATGCTATCTCTGGTCAATGACTTTTTGGAAATGGAAAAGATTCGCTCAGGTCGCACTGAGCTGGAATTGCAAAGCATCCGCATCAGCGAGCTATTTTTAACAGTAACAGAAACTCTGGAACATGTTATGT
The sequence above is a segment of the Candidatus Obscuribacter sp. genome. Coding sequences within it:
- a CDS encoding tetratricopeptide repeat protein, which translates into the protein MIKHNRFVERAALLIACCTVIYGFSTASPVLAQATTPEQIAEQSKAVISKITKMIKANPDDADLYYMRAAAKVMGEDYAGALPDLAKARDKGTKKYEYEVYELLGMCHTMLKDYDEALVCYDRALSLKPSQAVSYSNRGSAYGKLNRFREAIGDFNTAIKLDSSMGDPYEGIGECYCKGGQYAYAITYLSKAISRDRENFESYYYRGCAYQKLGQAQAAAKDFAEAKRLGYEPGKPYFHGAKE
- a CDS encoding tetratricopeptide repeat protein, which gives rise to MSDAYSNLGECYMRSGQYAYALQYFDKGISRDPKNFEAIYLRGTIYQKLGKAQAAAKDFAEAKRLGYEPGKTYFHEIF
- a CDS encoding response regulator transcription factor, translated to MAKILLVDDDEDLSSTVVLSLNAEMHTVDSVHCGEDGLSLLAVYEYDAIVLDLQMPGIGGLEVLSQYRSKGGCAPVLILTGKSHVNDKEIGLDTGADDYLTKPFSLRELAARLRALLRRPKPVKSNNLVHGDIVLDTQICQLTKNGVVQKMQPRDLALLEFFLRNPNQVFSIDTLLARVWNFEAQATADGLRTAISRIRKVVDDENVSDSIIENVPKLGYRLRS
- a CDS encoding PAS domain S-box protein; translated protein: MVVQLGLLAYIVQLQNEAEEWLKTTEHSRAIADSINLTSQHAFDAVAMFGDKSTMTDMVINSPEFINQRNQINTDFDNIAQLVKNSPKEVNIATSAKSLCNTTLDELVKIMEVRAKADPANKPLIKKLWKEVRMKLPTLMSDDLMSLGREMKSVEKDSVNHQSKSRQTTTLLTIIGACLNVIFTILLATALVRWLTHRLNIIHDNTYRLAASRNLNMPLSGNDEVANIDATFHSMVRELRDARRKEQAMFTLAHDVICSLSREGRFTSVNPACDDMLGVTESDLLGTLIFDLVKMEKAKDLEEYLEHLASGGDSLPFETEMFRSDGQFLDVLFSAIWSSENQSYFCVLHNVSSWKQAQKLKEEVVAMVTHDLRNPLNTISNILELIDSGVIKQGDERYSKQLVIAKRNRDRMLSLVNDFLEMEKIRSGRTELELQSIRISELFLTVTETLEHVMSEAGIALVSKPSDLTINVDNHLLQRVLTNLVTNAVKFSPKGSQITLSAKLARDKVVISVQDQGRGIPPEMIDSIFEKYQQVTASDAKVKGGSGLGLSICREIVALHGGKIWVESQVERGSEFCFSLPASRA